A region from the Salvelinus namaycush isolate Seneca unplaced genomic scaffold, SaNama_1.0 Scaffold3765, whole genome shotgun sequence genome encodes:
- the LOC120040729 gene encoding potassium voltage-gated channel subfamily A member 1-like produces the protein MTVVTGDNMDETSTLPGHLQDTYPPDHDDHECCERVVINISGLRFETQLKTLSQFPETLLGNPKKRMRYFDPLRNEYFFDRNRPSFDAILYYYQSGGRLRRPVNVPLDMFSEEIKFYELGAEAMEKFREDEGFIREEEKPLPEKEFQRQVWLLFEYPESSGPARGIAIVSVMVILISIVIFCLETLPELKEDPRGRMETIGNVTFYYKPNILTDPFFIVETLCIIWFSFELIVRFFACPSKAAFFKNMMNTIDIVAIIPYFITLGTELAEDQEGKEKPSEQAASLAILRVIRLVRVFRIFKLSRHSKGLQILGQTLKASMRELGLLIFFLFIGVILFSSAVYFAEAEEKESFFTSIPDAFWWAVVSMTTVGYGDMYPVTIGGKIVGSLCAIAGVLTIALPVPVIVSNFNYFYHRETEGEEQAQLLNVSNQDLNSDSNSSRRSSNSIASKSEYMEIDEGINNSIDNFRDANLRTANCTSVLNQNCVNKGKLLTDV, from the coding sequence ATGACTGTGGTGACCGGAGATAACATGGATGAGACGTCCACCCTGCCGGGGCACCTGCAGGACACCTACCCACCAGACCACGATGACCACGAATGCTGCGAGAGGGTTGTCATCAATATCTCAGGGCTGCGCTTCGAGACCCAGTTAAAAACTCTCAGCCAGTTCCCTGAGACGTTACTAGGGAACCCCAAAAAGAGAATGCGCTACTTCGATCCGCTTAGAAACGAGTACTTTTTTGACCGGAACCGGCCGAGTTTTGACGCTATTCTATATTACTACCAGTCCGGTGGACGGTTGAGGAGGCCCGTTAACGTTCCTCTGGATATGTTCTCTGAGGAGATCAAGTTTTACGAGCTCGGGGCAGAGGCAATGGAGAAGTTTAGAGAAGACGAAGGTTTTATTAGAGAAGAGGAAAAACCGTTACCGGAAAAAGAGTTTCAACGACAGGTCTGGCTGCTGTTTGAATACCCGGAGAGTTCGGGACCCGCCAGAGGGATAGCTATAGTATCGGTAATGGTGATCTTAATTTCAATAGTCATATTCTGTTTGGAGACGCTGCCAGAACTCAAAGAGGACCCCAGAGGTAGGATGGAAACTATAGGCAACGTGACATTCTATTACAAACCAAATATTCTCACAGATCCTTTTTTTATAGTGGAGACTTTGTGTATCATCTGGTTTTCCTTCGAGTTAATAGTGCGGTTCTTCGCCTGCCCTAGCAAGGCAGCTTTCTTTAAAAACATGATGAATACTATAGACATAGTAGCCATCATACCTTACTTCATCACGCTGGGCACCGAGCTGgcagaggaccaggaggggaagGAGAAACCAAGTGAGCAGGCTGCGTCTCTGGCCATCCTCAGGGTCATCCGGCTGGTCAGGGTGTTTAGGATCTTCAAGCTGTCCAGACACTCCAAGGGGCTTCAGATATTGGGACAAACTCTCAAAGCCAGTATGAGAGAGTTGGGGTTGCTTATCTTCTTCCTCTTCATCGGAGTCATCCTCTTCTCCAGCGCTGTCTATTTCGCCGAGGCGGAGGAGAAGGAATCTTTCTTCACGAGCATCCCCGACGCCTTCTGGTGGGCTGTGGTCTCCATGACAACAGTGGGCTACGGGGACATGTACCCGGTGACCATCGGGGGAAAGATAGTGGGCTCGCTCTGTGCCATCGCCGGAGTGCTGACCATCGCGCTGCCGGTGCCTGTGATCGTGTCCAACTTTAACTATTTCTACCAccgggagacggagggagaggagcAGGCGCAGCTTCTTAACGTCAGCAACCAGGACCTTAACTCAGACAGCAACTCGTCGCGCCGCAGCTCCAACTCTATCGCCAGCAAGTCAGAATACATGGAGATAGACGAAGGCATTAACAATAGTATTGATAACTTTAGAGACGCGAATCTCAGAACTGCTAACTGTACTTCTGTGCTCAACCAGAACTGCGTGAATAAGGGCAAGCTGCTGACTGACGTTTAG